TATTTGTTTCTTACCAAAAACAAAAGTATTTCAATTTTTGAAATTTCATCAAAGAAGAAACTAACGACAACTTTTGAAGAAGTAAAATTGACAGATTTCTCCAATAACTTTACATCAAATTATATAATATCCAAATTAAATTCAAAATATGGGTTATATCATTTACCTACACAAAAATGGGCTATTTTAAACCAATATGATGATTTTAGTTATTTTTTCGAAAAACTAGGTTTTGATCAAGGCACAAAAAAAGCTAGACTTGACGATGTTATTTATACGACCATTTTTTTAGCTGAAAAAGATGGTAAAAAAGGAGCAATAAGTATAGATGGTTCTATTAAAATACCTATTGAGTACGAAATAGTTAATTGTCAAGAAAAATTCTGTAAAGTTGTTAACTTTGAGAAGTCTCGTAATAAATTTAATTTAGAAAAGGGGCAGATGGAGTACAAACAGTTTTATAAAGAAATTTTTCCAGTTCCTAATACAAATATTATTGCTGTAAAATTGAATAATAATTGGAAAATGTCCGATGAAAATACTCATGAAATTTATTTTACAGAAGAAGATAAAATAACCGAACTTATAAGTAAATTCAAATATTTACCATTTTTGAATGTGAAATTTGAAAATAATCAAACAGGTATATTTTCATTAAAAACTAAAAAATTTATAATCCGAAATGGTGAATTTGGTCGTATTGAAGGAACTAAAAGTTACATGTACTTACGTGATAAAACAAATTATAAGACTTTTATAGTAAACAGAAGTGGTGAAGTTCTTTTTGAACAAGAGAAGACCAAAGGACGTTTCGCTTATAGTAAATCAAATTTTTTAAGATACAAAGCAGGTCAATATAAAAAGATTTATAAATGTTATAACCTTGAAGGAAAAGAAGTACATAAATCTGAATGTACACCTTTATATGGGAATTAGCATATAACTATTACCAACAAAGAACTGAGGTAAAAACCAAACAAATTCTTTATTAATTTTACGCAATACTATACTAAGCTCAAAGTAATATTCTTCCTATTTTGAGCTTATATTTTTTATATAATTACTACTTATTATGGCAATACAGAAACATAAGTTTCATCATAAGGTAATCCTGATTTTGCAATAGCAAAACTTTGTTTTATTAGCTTATTTGATACTGCTATTAAAGCTAGTTTTTTACTCTTTCCTTTGTTTACAATGCGTTCATAAATATCTTTACAGGCTTTATTGTGTTTACATGCATTAAAAGAACACAAAAACAAGAGATTCCGTAATTTTCGATTACCAACTTTACTTATCCTACTTTTACCTCTTACACTACTACCTGACTCTCGTATTGTAGGCGTTATACCAACATAACTACAGCGTTGTTTTGAGTTTTCAAACTTGGTAAAACCATCGGTTATTACAATCATAAATAAGGCTGTTTTAAGTCCTATTCCTGGAATACTTGTCAATAAAGTTAATTGTACTTGCTGTTCTTATTTTACTAATGATAATAGCTTTTTTTCTATCCCTAAAATCTCTTTATCTAAATACTTTTTTATTCGTTTTAAACTACGATATACATATTTAGAAGGAATATCTAAAACTTCCTCACCATGGATTTTATTCTTTGTCGCTGTACGTTTCTTGATACAACTATCCATCAATCTAAACAATTGCAAACATTCACTTTGAACATTTGTAAGTGCTGTATATAAAGGCACTTCATTTATTTGTCCATATTCACAAATGGCTTTAGCATCACTTTTATCTGTTTTTATTTTAGCTAATTTCATTTGAATAAATCGCTTTACCGATAAAGGATTTACTACTGAAACAATAATGTTTTGTTTGTATAAAAACTGAGCTAATCGATAATGATAATACCCTGTTGCTTCCATTACAACTAATGATTCTTTAGGAAGGCTTTTTAGAAAGGACTTAAAACCAGATGCATTATTTTTAAATTGATCATGGCCACTTTTACTTCCATGAACATCAAATACGTCTTTGCTAATGTCAACTCCAAAAATTTCCTTATATTTATTCATAAGAACTGATTTATGAAAGAATAAGCTACTTGACTCACAACAACTTGAAATCGAGATCTAGGTCTCACAGAACTGAACGTGATTTTTAGTAGAAAAGAGAGCCAATTACCAATGTTGTCGAAGTCTAATGCTTCACCGTATAAATTAACCTTAATTCTCTCTTTTATTCTTTCTGATTTATATCTCTTAAATTTAACCTTTTTATTAAATTGCTAACTTAAGATGTATAAAAGCAATAGCGGTTTGGGTGTATTCTCAAATCGCTTTTGTGTTTAATTAAGTATCTTGCCGTCCGAAAAGCGAGTGCGTTTAATCCGCTACTGCTCTTATACTAAACGTTGTAACACATACGAAAAATGAAGACAGTAATAATAATTTTGGTCATTTTAATAGTCTTGATTTTGGCGTATACGCAAATGAATAAAACAGAAAATAAATCAAACTCTGATTTAACCGATACCAAAAACTCTTCAAAAGAAATTAAAGGAACAATCTTTTATCACGAAGATGATTTTGGACAAGTAGAGATTATTCCAAATGAAAATTTTGATAGACTAATTAAAGAAGCAGAAAATGTAAAAGACTTTTCGGAAAAGCATTTTGACGGAGGAGGTTTTACTGATATGTATGTTCGAGAAGAAAGTGGACTAAAACTCGAAGAGCGGAAAATCAAAGTTTCTGAACTTAATGAAATACTATCTAAACTATCTGTAGAGAAACATACAATCGCAACAACGGGAATTAGACCTGACGAAATGTTAAGTAAAAACACGTTTGGATATGGCGAAAATTACAATGGACTGTTCTTTGATTTTAATCAAGACATAGTTTCAAATATTTGGATTTCAGGAAGATTAGACGTTAATGATGAAAAGCTGATTAGTGTATTAAATGAAATAGGAACGGAATGGAATTTGTTACTTATGGATTGGAATTCACTCGAATTAATTGACTTGAAAAATAATGAGCAGATAAAAAAATACGTGGAATAGTACGTGTTACAACAGTGTATAAAAAACATAGGGCGTTTCTGCTAAACCGAAAGGTCTGTGAATATTTACAAAGTCCGCTAAATATAAAATTTGGCATTTAAAACAGAAAATATAAAAGCAAAATATTTATATTTAGCTAAGTAATAAACCGAAACGATAGTGCTTTTTTAACTGCCCTCCGTTTCTTATACTAAACGTTGTAATAAAAAAAATATGCTTAGATATATTATCAAAAAAAAAGGAAAACATGGCTTTATTGACCAAGATGGACAAGAAGTAATTAAACCCATATTTGAAATAGTGTCAGAGTTTAATGAAGGACTTGCTTGGGCTGTAACTGAAAAAAACGGAAAATGGTTTTCAGGATTTATAAATGAAACAGGAGATTGGGTAATTGAACCTACATTTTCTGGTTATGGTTGGTCTATGAACGAAACAAGCCTTTTTTCAGAAGGATTGGCACCTATACAAGCAGATAACAGAAAAATGATGTTTATTAATATATCAGGAGATCCAGTTACTGACCCAATATTTGATAAGGCGTATCATTTCTCTGAAAATCGAGCATTGGTTTCTATAAATGGATTATTCGGCTATATAGATGAATTAGGTCATCAAGTTATTAATTGTGAATATGGTGTGAATTCAGCTTTTGCACAAAACAGTAGATTTTCACAAGGACTTGCTGCTGTTCGCTTTAGCAGAGGTCAAGAAGGATTGAAAAGTGACAATAATTTTGGGTATATAAACAAAATCGGAGATATCGTTTTTGAACCTGAAAACTATCACGCTAATGCCTTTTCAGAAGGCTTCGCCATGGTTAATGATGGCTATGATTACTACTTTATAAATTTGAAAGGAGAGATTCCTTTTGAAAGACTATCTCAAACAGCAACAAGTTTTTCGGAAAATCTTGCCAATGTTTATGATCATGACACGGAATGCTATGGTTATATAAACACAAAAGGCGACTGGGTTATTCAACCTAAATTTGCATCCACGTTCAGGTTTACGGAAGGCTTGGCCGTTGCTAAAAGAGCAGGCATGAAAAGTAGCGGCTATATAAACAAAACTGGGGAAATAGTGATTTCTGAAAAGTTTAAAATTGCACTACCTTTTAAAAATGGACTTGCTTATGTTAAGGATAAGAAACGAGAAGGTTATATCAATAAATTAGGAGAATTCATTTGGAAATCAAAGTAATTCTACTGAATATAAAAACGATTTGAATAATTTAGGAATTGATTGCTTAAATAAAAGTTTAAAAACTACAAGTAACAATGTATAAAAAACATAGGGCATTTTTGCTATACCGAAAGGTCTGTGAATTTTAACAAAGCCCGCTAAATATAAATTTTGGCGTTTATCGTAGAAAAAATAAAAGCAAAATATTTATATTTAGCTAAGTAATAAACCGAAACGATAGTGTTTTTTAACTGCCCTACGTTTCTTATACGTAACGTTGTAGCATATTAAAAAATGAACAGAGGAAAATTAATTATTTTTATTAGTTCTGCTATTTTAAATATAGCTTTATTATATTTTCTATTTTCTAAATCGGAAAATATAGATAGAACTCCTTATTTACATCCATTTGAATTAAACTCAAATTTGAATTTAAAATCAATAGTGAAAAATGGATATAAATTTGCAAGTATGCCTTGTGGTCAAGTACAATACACCAAACAAATAGCAGATACAATTATACAATATGAAGTTGGAATTGACTGCGATAAATACGAAGGAAAATATGAAATGTTTATGTTTCCTGAAGAAGAAGAAATTGAGGAAGAAACTGAAGGAAAATCAGATTTGAAAACAACTTATATTTCTAAAACCTTAGAAGAAGAAATTGCTGAAAACAAATATTATCCTTGGGAACTTAAAGAAATTGAAAACTGCTATCAAGAAATAAAGTGGAGAGTTTATACAATAAATTTTGGAAAGGATTTAGATTTAGAAAAAGTTCGTAATTTCATCTACAAAAAAGGTGGAAATATAGTTAATGAAAATTGGAATAAAGAGAAAGGCGGAAATGCGATAGTTTATTATCGAAACAACTCACTTTATTTTAACATAGGTATTTCTAAAGATGAATTTTCAGAAAATAATAAAACTTGGGTTTTTAACATTACAAGAACAATACCATATTTAGATTTTGAAAAAATACGAAAAAATACTGAACAACAGAAAAAAAGAGATAAATATTATGGACAATAACGTGCTACAACAAAGAACTGAGGTAAAAACCAAACAAATTCTTTATTAATTTTACGCAATACTATACTAAGCTCAAAGTAATATTCTTCCTATTTTGAGCTTATATTTTTTATATAATTACTACTTATTATGGCAATACAGAAACATAAGTTTCATCATAAGGTAATCCTGATTTTGCAATAGCAAAACTTTGTTTTATTAGCTTATTTGATACCGCTATTAAAGCTAGTTTTTTACTCTTTCCTTTGTTTACAATGCGTTCATAAATATCTTTACAGGCTTTATTGTGTTTACATGCATTAAAAGAACACAAAAACAAGAGATTCCGTAACTTTCTATTACCAACTTTACTTATCCTACTTTTACCTCTTACACTACTAGCTGACTCTCGTATTGTAGGCGTTATACCAACATAACTACAGCGTTGTTTTGAGTTTTCAAACTTGGTAAATCCATCGGTTATTACAATCATAAATAAGGCTGTTTTAAGTCCTATCCCTGGAATACTTGTCAATAGACTTAATTGTACTTGCTGCTCTTGTTTTACTAATGATAGTAGTTTTTTTTCTATCCCTAAAATCTCTTTATCTAAATACTTTTTTATTCGTTTTAAACTACGATATACATATTTAGAAGGAATTCCTAAAACTTCTTCTCCATGTATTTTATTCTTTGTTGCTGTACGTTTCTTTATACAACTATCCATTAAACGAAACAATTGTAAGCATTCACTTTGAACATCCGTTAGTGCATTGTATAGCGGAACATCGTTTATTTGACCATATTCACAAATGGCTTTTGCATCACTCTTATCTGTTTTTACTTTCGCTAATTTCATTTGAATAAAACGCTTTACTGATAAAGGATTTACTACTGAAACAATAATGTTTTGTTTGTATAAAAATTGAGCTAATCGATAATGATAATAACCTGTAGCTTCCATTACAACTAATGATTTTTTAGGAAGGTTTTTTAGCAAAATCTTAAATCCAGATGCATCATTTTTAAATTGATTATGACCACTTTTACTTCCATAAACATCAAATACATCTTTGCTAATGTCAACTCCAAAAATTTCCTTATATTTATTCATAAGAACTGATTTATGAAAGAATAACCTACTTGACTCACAACAACTTGAAAACGAGATCTAAGTCTCACAGAACTAAACGTGATTTTTAGTAGAAAAGAGAGCCAATTACCAATGTTGTCGAAGTCTAAGCTTCACCGTGTATATTAACCTTAATTCTCTCTTTTATTCTTTCTGATTTATATGTCTTAAATTTAATCTTTTTATTAAATTGCTAACTTAAGCCGTATATAATTTATTGCTAGCTTCTCGCCTACTTACGAAAGTCCTTGCACACTTTCTTGGTCGGTAATTATTTACTAAATTAGGAGCTTGAAACACGCAACAAACCATATACAACAACGTTGCCATCAATTTTGACCTAACTCGAGAACCAAATCTAAATACGTGAATTTTGATAATCAAATAATCTTTTTCTTTAGTGCCTTGGGAGCATTTAATGGCTTTTTACTTTCGTTATATTTTGCCTTGATTGCAAAAAAGAAAAAGTTCTCAAATTACTTTTTGGCTTCGTTGCTTTTAATGCTAAGTATCCGAATTATTAAATCAGTTTTTTTCTATTTTAATCCAGACTTATCAAACATTTTTATTCAAATAGGACTTTCTGCCTGTATTTTAATTGGACCATTCTTATTTCTATATTTAAAAACTCATTATTACAAGAATAAGGTAAATTGGAAAATACATATCATATCTTTTTTGATTGGAATTTCAATCCTAGGAATTTTTTACCCTTATGCGGAACATCGAACCATATGGAGTAAATGGATTGTTAAAGGTATTTACATTCAATGGCTTATCTATATTTTACTTTCTTTTAAATTTATTAAACCCATTAATGAAAAAATCAAAACTAAAGAACGATTAAAAAACATTGACATTTGGCTGTTGAGCATCTATTTTGGCATTGCTTTTATTTGGTTAGCTTTCAGCATTGGAGCCTATATGTCTTATATCGTAGGAGCATTATCATTTTCATTTGTACTTTATCTAATTGTTTTGCTAATCATTTTCAAAAACAATAAAGCAACTACATTTTTTGAAGAAAAGGAAAAATATCAAAACAAGGAAATTGAGGAAGGATTATTGGAAAATATAAAAAACGGATTGCCAAAAATTGTAGCTAATGAATTATTTCTTGACCCAAACATAACGCTTCAGAAAACGGCAAAAGAATTGGGTGTACCAAAACATACTTTGTCGCAATACTTGAATGAAGAACAAGGAAAATCCTTTTCAACTTTTATAAACGAATTAAGGGTAGAAAAAGCTAAGGAATTTTTACGTACAAAAACGAACTTTACAATTGAGAGTATTGGCTACGAAAGCGGTTTTAACTCTAAATCGACTTTCTTTACTTCCTTTAAAAAACTTACTGGGCAAACACCTTCCGAATACCAAAAAAGTATTGGTCTCAGTTCTACTTTATAAATCCGAACTACTGTTTTATCATTTTGTATCAGCCATCGGAATTGGTTTTGCATATTTGCTTCAAATATCAAAAAAATGCAAAAACTTATATCACTATTTTTAATAGTTTTCCTATTGGTAAGCTGTTCAAAAAAAGAAATCAAAGAGAAGATTTTAATCGTAACCTCAAATCAACACACCTATGGAAATACCAAAATCAACGCTTCCAACCATTTTGCCGAAATTGTTCTAGCCTATGATGAATTTGTTAATGCTGGATATGGTGTCGATTTTGTAAGCCCAAAAGGCGGTAAAATTTGGGTTGGCTATATAGATGATACTAATGCAACTCAAAAAAGATACTTAGATGATGAAGCGTTTATGAGTCGCCTAAAAACTACGATGTCGCCAAATGAGGTAAACACTTTAGACTACATCGCAGTATATTACGGAGGTGGTGGTTCGGCCATGTTTGGTGTACCAGAAAATAAAGGAATTCAAGATGTTTCTATGGCAGTTTATGAAGAAAATAATGGTATCGTTTCTGCTATTTGCCATGGAAGTGCTGGATTAGCCTATTTAAAGACAAAAGATGGAAAGTACCTCGTTGAAGGAAAAAAAGTAAACGGCTTTCCAGATGCCTTTGAACGCATGGATGCAGAATACTATGCCACATTTCCATTTTCGATACAGCAAAAATTAATAGCTAATGGAGGGAGATTTGAATATTCTAAAGAAGGTTGGGATGATTTCTCAATTGCGGATGGTCGTTTAATTACAGGACAAGATCCAACGGCAGCTAGAAGCGTTGCAAAAAAAATAATTGTAGCACTTAAACAATTATAATCTATTCAAAACAGATTAAAATTTACATTATAAATAATTATTAAAATACCACTTAACAATGAAAAAATTAATTAAAATATTATTACCTGCCCTAGTTTTGACACTATTTACTTCTTATTCTTACTCACAAAGAACAGACTTTTCAGACCGTCAAGCTATTATTGAAACAACAGAGAATTTTTTTATTGGCGATCACACCGCAAGTATTGAGCATAAAAAGCTTTCTATGCACAAAAAAGGTGCTTACAGGTACATAAAAAGGGACGGAACTTATGATGAGTTTATTTTTGATTTAGATTCAGCTGAAGCAGACACTAGATATAAAGAGGAAATATTGAGCATTGAAATTTACGGAAAACTTGCATTGGTTAGAGCACGATTAGCAACAAATAACGGCAAAGCCCATTACAAGTTGTTCACACTACATAAGGCTGATGGAAAATGGAAAATAACAACAATTACATGGGGTTCTGAAATTAAGCTGTAAGCCTTTTTCAGTAACAATTCTTAAAAGTCTAACAAAAGCTAAACAATATGAAAACAAAAAAAAATCTAATTCTCACAATTGCATTTTTAGCTATACAAATAACTAATGCACAAACTGATTTAGAGTTAATTACTACAACATTAAACGATTATATAGAAGGTACAGCAAATGGTAACCCCGATAAATTAAAAAAGGCTTTTCATCCAGATTTTAATTTATACACAATAACAAGTGATAGTTTGTGGATTCGGTCAGGTAGAGAGTACATTTCTAATGTAAAAAAAGGTGAAAAAAATAATCGCATAGGACGAATCATATCTATAGACTATGAAAAAGATGCAGCCATTGCCAAAGCTGAAATAATCATTCCAAATTGGCGAATTTTTACTGATTATTTCCTTTTACTTAAATACAAAGGAGAGTGGAAAATTGTCCATAAAAGCTATACTTGGAGAGAATATCCGAAAAGCGAAAAATAACTGTTGGCGACACCGTATATAAAAACGTGGTGCAACATTTAAACTCACTCAAACATATATGAAACAAACTATAATTTTTCTCTTAATTATTTTTATTAACTGTAAACCAGGTGAAAATGATAAATTATTCCAAAAAACCATTGAAAAGGTAGTGAATGAAGATCTATCCAATTTCATCAAATCACCTTATACAGCAATATCTGGGGCGGTATATGTTAATCGAAAAACATATCAATTTCATTTTGGTAAGTTAACTGATGGAAAACAAGCAACTAATAAAACCATATATGAGATAGCTTCTATTACTAAAACCTATACAGGATTAATACTTTCTCAAGCGGTTTACGATAAAAGACTATGCCTTGACACAGATATAAGAACATATTTAGACGATATATATTCTAATTTAGAGTTAAATGACAACAAGCCAATTACGTTGAGACATTTAATAACTCATACTTCAGGTATTCCAATGAATATTAATTGCAGAAATGAAAATACTACTATTGAAGATCAACTTTCTTGCTTTGATGAATTCACAAAGGACAAATTTTTTGAAGTTTTGAAACTAACCACACTTATCGACAGTTCTGGAAAGAATTATCATTACTCAAATGCTGGAGTACAATTGATAGGCTATATTTTAGAAAATGTTTACCAAATGTCATTCCAAGAACTTTTAAAAAAATATGTATTTGCTCGTTCGGGAGAGCAAGACACAAAATATAAAATTAATAGTGGTATGATTGATAATATAGCAATTGGAAAAGACAGTAGTGGTAAACTAATGCCTTTAGAAGATGGGTTTTATCAATACGCGGGAGGACTTAAATCTTCAACAAATTCAATGCTTGACTTTATTAAAATGTACTTGACCAATAATGATCCTGTTATAAAAGAGTCAATGAACCTTTTGGCAGGAAATACTCAATATGGAAGAGCCTATGCTTGGAACACTTTTGATTACGATAAAACAAAAAAAATGTTATATCATAATGGAGGAACTTTTGGACAATCCTCTTGGATTGCTTTATACCCTAAACAAAATATAGGTATTTTTTTAGTTACAAATGTTTCAACTGACAATTCTCAAGGTGACTTGAATGAATTATCAGATAGAATCATTGGCAAATTAATCGATTAATTTTAAAAAACTGGTGGCAACAACGTATATAGCTAATAAGTTGCTTAATCGAAGTTAAAGCATATTTGGAAAGTCGCCAAATTTTTAAATTTGACGACTTTCCAATAAAAAAGATAAATATTAGTATGACTGAAGAAAATCATTGTTATGAAAATGCAATGGCAGAACGTGTAAACGGTATATTAAAAGATGAATTTTATCTAGACCAAACCTTT
This genomic stretch from Tenacibaculum sp. Bg11-29 harbors:
- a CDS encoding AraC family transcriptional regulator — protein: MNFDNQIIFFFSALGAFNGFLLSLYFALIAKKKKFSNYFLASLLLMLSIRIIKSVFFYFNPDLSNIFIQIGLSACILIGPFLFLYLKTHYYKNKVNWKIHIISFLIGISILGIFYPYAEHRTIWSKWIVKGIYIQWLIYILLSFKFIKPINEKIKTKERLKNIDIWLLSIYFGIAFIWLAFSIGAYMSYIVGALSFSFVLYLIVLLIIFKNNKATTFFEEKEKYQNKEIEEGLLENIKNGLPKIVANELFLDPNITLQKTAKELGVPKHTLSQYLNEEQGKSFSTFINELRVEKAKEFLRTKTNFTIESIGYESGFNSKSTFFTSFKKLTGQTPSEYQKSIGLSSTL
- a CDS encoding nuclear transport factor 2 family protein, with protein sequence MKTKKNLILTIAFLAIQITNAQTDLELITTTLNDYIEGTANGNPDKLKKAFHPDFNLYTITSDSLWIRSGREYISNVKKGEKNNRIGRIISIDYEKDAAIAKAEIIIPNWRIFTDYFLLLKYKGEWKIVHKSYTWREYPKSEK
- a CDS encoding integrase core domain-containing protein; the encoded protein is MESRQIFKFDDFPIKKINISMTEENHCYENAMAERVNGILKDEFYLDQTFDNVAHAKRAAKNAINLYNEVRLHLSLDYKTPNMVYKLSA
- a CDS encoding type 1 glutamine amidotransferase domain-containing protein → MQKLISLFLIVFLLVSCSKKEIKEKILIVTSNQHTYGNTKINASNHFAEIVLAYDEFVNAGYGVDFVSPKGGKIWVGYIDDTNATQKRYLDDEAFMSRLKTTMSPNEVNTLDYIAVYYGGGGSAMFGVPENKGIQDVSMAVYEENNGIVSAICHGSAGLAYLKTKDGKYLVEGKKVNGFPDAFERMDAEYYATFPFSIQQKLIANGGRFEYSKEGWDDFSIADGRLITGQDPTAARSVAKKIIVALKQL
- a CDS encoding nuclear transport factor 2 family protein, which codes for MKKLIKILLPALVLTLFTSYSYSQRTDFSDRQAIIETTENFFIGDHTASIEHKKLSMHKKGAYRYIKRDGTYDEFIFDLDSAEADTRYKEEILSIEIYGKLALVRARLATNNGKAHYKLFTLHKADGKWKITTITWGSEIKL
- a CDS encoding IS110 family transposase gives rise to the protein MNKYKEIFGVDISKDVFDVYGSKSGHNQFKNDASGFKILLKNLPKKSLVVMEATGYYHYRLAQFLYKQNIIVSVVNPLSVKRFIQMKLAKVKTDKSDAKAICEYGQINDVPLYNALTDVQSECLQLFRLMDSCIKKRTATKNKIHGEEVLGIPSKYVYRSLKRIKKYLDKEILGIEKKLLSLVKQEQQVQLSLLTSIPGIGLKTALFMIVITDGFTKFENSKQRCSYVGITPTIRESASSVRGKSRISKVGNRKLRNLLFLCSFNACKHNKACKDIYERIVNKGKSKKLALIAVSNKLIKQSFAIAKSGLPYDETYVSVLP
- a CDS encoding serine hydrolase; translated protein: MKQTIIFLLIIFINCKPGENDKLFQKTIEKVVNEDLSNFIKSPYTAISGAVYVNRKTYQFHFGKLTDGKQATNKTIYEIASITKTYTGLILSQAVYDKRLCLDTDIRTYLDDIYSNLELNDNKPITLRHLITHTSGIPMNINCRNENTTIEDQLSCFDEFTKDKFFEVLKLTTLIDSSGKNYHYSNAGVQLIGYILENVYQMSFQELLKKYVFARSGEQDTKYKINSGMIDNIAIGKDSSGKLMPLEDGFYQYAGGLKSSTNSMLDFIKMYLTNNDPVIKESMNLLAGNTQYGRAYAWNTFDYDKTKKMLYHNGGTFGQSSWIALYPKQNIGIFLVTNVSTDNSQGDLNELSDRIIGKLID
- a CDS encoding WG repeat-containing protein — its product is MLRYIIKKKGKHGFIDQDGQEVIKPIFEIVSEFNEGLAWAVTEKNGKWFSGFINETGDWVIEPTFSGYGWSMNETSLFSEGLAPIQADNRKMMFINISGDPVTDPIFDKAYHFSENRALVSINGLFGYIDELGHQVINCEYGVNSAFAQNSRFSQGLAAVRFSRGQEGLKSDNNFGYINKIGDIVFEPENYHANAFSEGFAMVNDGYDYYFINLKGEIPFERLSQTATSFSENLANVYDHDTECYGYINTKGDWVIQPKFASTFRFTEGLAVAKRAGMKSSGYINKTGEIVISEKFKIALPFKNGLAYVKDKKREGYINKLGEFIWKSK